Proteins encoded by one window of Chryseobacterium foetidum:
- the alaS gene encoding alanine--tRNA ligase gives MTSQEIRQQFLDFFQSKQHLIVPSAPIVLKDDPTLMFSNSGMTQFKDYFLGYKEPKASRIADTQKCLRVSGKHNDLDDVGRDTYHHTMFEMLGNWSFGDYFKKEAISWAWELLTEVYGIPKENLYVTIFEGDEKENLDRDTEAYDLWKQFVSEDRIINGNKKDNFWEMGASGPCGPCSEIHVDLRSAEEKAKISGLELVNNDHPQVVEIWNLVFMQFNRKADGSLENLPAKHIDTGMGFERLCMALQQKESNYDTDVFTPLIAKVEELSGKKYTGILTDEKDIAIRVVVDHIRAVSFAIADGQLPSNGGAGYVIRRILRRGISYAYRFLDRKEPFLFELVAVLQNQMGKFFPELEKQGKLVTEVIKSEEESFLKTIETGLLRVDKLIQQTISEGKKVLPTEEVFELYDTYGFPDDLTRIIAEEKGLTIDEAGFEAEMAKQKQRSKKDSASKVYDWVVLEEKPENFVGYDQIESETYITRYRKVENKDGEFYQVVLSESPFYPEGGGQIGDKGVLENAVESFEVLETKKENGLIISLINGLPKDAGAVFYAKVNATDRKNSQANHSVTHLLHEALREVLGTHVEQKGSFVGPDYLRFDFSHFSKMTEEELALIEEKVNSKIKENIALQEFRNIPIQEAIDKGAMALFGEKYGDSVRMIQFGTSKELCGGTHVKHTSEIGHFKINSEASAAAGIRRIEAISGDKSEAYFKSLEKQVIELSQLLKSKDIVKSIEKLMDENASLKSEVESLKKEKAKGEIGDWKTAYEQKGDKLLLVKKTSLDAGFVKDIVFQLKKEIPTSITIVLSDADGKPMITVGVSDDLAGIYQAGALIKDLAKEIQGGGGGNPGFATAGGKNLDGLENAYQKALNL, from the coding sequence ATGACTTCACAGGAAATAAGACAACAGTTTTTAGACTTTTTTCAATCTAAACAACACCTCATCGTTCCTTCGGCGCCTATCGTGCTGAAAGACGATCCGACTTTGATGTTTTCCAACTCTGGAATGACGCAGTTTAAAGATTATTTTTTAGGATATAAAGAGCCTAAAGCCTCAAGAATTGCCGATACACAGAAATGTTTAAGAGTTTCCGGAAAGCACAATGATCTGGATGATGTGGGTCGTGATACCTATCACCACACGATGTTTGAGATGTTGGGAAACTGGTCTTTTGGCGACTATTTCAAAAAAGAAGCCATCTCTTGGGCTTGGGAATTGCTGACAGAAGTCTACGGAATTCCGAAGGAAAATCTTTACGTGACCATTTTTGAAGGCGACGAAAAAGAAAATCTGGATAGAGATACTGAAGCTTATGATCTGTGGAAGCAGTTCGTTTCTGAAGACAGAATTATCAACGGAAACAAAAAAGATAATTTCTGGGAAATGGGTGCCAGCGGACCTTGCGGGCCTTGCTCAGAAATTCACGTTGACCTGAGAAGTGCAGAAGAAAAAGCTAAAATTTCAGGACTGGAATTGGTGAACAACGACCATCCACAGGTGGTTGAAATCTGGAATCTCGTTTTCATGCAGTTCAACAGAAAAGCAGACGGTTCTCTGGAAAATCTTCCTGCAAAACACATCGATACCGGAATGGGCTTCGAGCGTCTTTGCATGGCTTTACAGCAGAAAGAATCCAACTACGATACTGATGTTTTCACACCTTTGATTGCTAAAGTTGAAGAACTTTCAGGGAAAAAATATACCGGAATTTTAACGGACGAAAAAGACATCGCCATTCGCGTTGTTGTTGACCACATCAGAGCGGTTTCGTTTGCGATTGCTGACGGACAGCTGCCTTCCAACGGAGGTGCCGGTTATGTGATCAGAAGAATTTTAAGAAGAGGTATTTCTTACGCTTACCGATTTTTAGACAGAAAAGAACCTTTTCTATTTGAACTGGTGGCTGTTCTACAAAACCAAATGGGAAAATTCTTCCCAGAACTGGAAAAACAAGGAAAACTGGTTACTGAAGTGATTAAAAGTGAAGAAGAATCTTTCTTGAAAACCATTGAAACCGGATTATTAAGAGTTGATAAATTAATTCAGCAGACGATTTCTGAAGGCAAAAAAGTATTGCCGACTGAAGAAGTTTTCGAACTGTACGACACGTACGGTTTCCCTGATGATTTAACGAGAATTATTGCAGAAGAAAAAGGTTTGACCATTGACGAAGCTGGTTTTGAAGCTGAAATGGCAAAGCAAAAACAGCGTTCTAAAAAAGACTCAGCTTCCAAAGTATACGACTGGGTTGTTTTGGAAGAAAAGCCTGAAAACTTCGTAGGTTACGATCAGATTGAATCTGAAACTTACATCACAAGATACAGAAAAGTAGAAAATAAAGACGGCGAATTTTATCAGGTCGTATTGAGCGAATCGCCTTTCTATCCAGAAGGTGGTGGACAAATCGGTGATAAAGGTGTTCTTGAAAATGCCGTTGAAAGCTTTGAAGTTCTGGAAACCAAAAAAGAAAACGGATTGATTATTTCGCTCATCAACGGACTTCCGAAAGATGCCGGAGCAGTTTTCTACGCAAAGGTGAATGCGACCGACAGAAAAAATTCTCAGGCAAATCACTCGGTAACGCATTTACTGCACGAGGCTTTGAGAGAAGTTTTGGGAACTCACGTTGAGCAGAAAGGTTCATTCGTTGGCCCGGATTATCTCCGTTTCGACTTCTCGCATTTCAGTAAAATGACGGAGGAAGAACTGGCTTTAATTGAGGAGAAAGTCAATTCGAAAATCAAAGAGAATATTGCTTTGCAGGAATTCAGAAACATCCCGATTCAGGAGGCGATTGACAAAGGTGCGATGGCATTATTTGGTGAAAAATACGGCGACAGCGTGAGAATGATCCAGTTTGGAACTTCAAAAGAACTGTGCGGAGGAACTCACGTAAAACATACCAGCGAAATCGGTCATTTTAAAATCAATTCTGAAGCTTCTGCAGCTGCGGGAATCAGAAGAATTGAAGCGATTTCCGGAGATAAATCTGAAGCATATTTCAAGAGTCTGGAAAAGCAGGTAATTGAATTATCTCAATTGCTGAAATCCAAAGACATCGTAAAATCAATTGAAAAACTGATGGACGAAAACGCTTCACTAAAATCTGAAGTGGAATCTCTGAAAAAAGAAAAAGCAAAAGGAGAAATCGGCGACTGGAAAACGGCTTACGAACAAAAAGGCGACAAGCTTCTATTGGTTAAGAAAACCTCTCTGGATGCAGGTTTTGTAAAAGACATCGTGTTCCAGTTGAAGAAAGAAATCCCGACTTCTATAACGATTGTCTTATCCGATGCAGACGGCAAACCGATGATTACTGTTGGCGTTTCCGACGATCTGGCAGGAATCTATCAGGCAGGAGCGCTGATTAAAGATTTAGCCAAAGAAATCCAAGGTGGCGGCGGCGGAAATCCTGGCTTCGCAACTGCAGGCGGAAAAAATCTTGATGGCTTGGAAAATGCGTATCAGAAGGCTTTGAATCTTTAA
- a CDS encoding tetratricopeptide repeat protein, whose protein sequence is MSNITERLEKVIKLQAKRWENEDHWDDINDLLITELQDILKTDPQNTSAYINLGAVLCDSGEYKGALAALKIAQQLGSEDKNLYTNLAIVMVDMGKDPEEYHEYLEIAEEMQEDPLTFKAYFDPHAY, encoded by the coding sequence ATGAGCAACATCACCGAGAGATTAGAAAAAGTAATTAAACTTCAGGCAAAAAGATGGGAAAATGAAGATCATTGGGATGACATCAATGACTTGCTGATTACAGAACTGCAGGACATTCTAAAAACCGACCCTCAAAATACTTCCGCCTACATTAATCTTGGAGCCGTTTTGTGCGATTCCGGTGAATACAAAGGCGCGCTGGCTGCTCTTAAAATTGCTCAGCAACTGGGTTCAGAAGACAAAAATCTCTACACCAATCTTGCCATCGTTATGGTCGATATGGGAAAAGATCCCGAAGAGTATCACGAATATTTGGAAATTGCTGAAGAAATGCAGGAAGATCCGCTTACTTTTAAGGCTTATTTTGATCCGCATGCCTATTAA
- a CDS encoding GNAT family N-acetyltransferase encodes MQAIFLLPNQKTQRLLFRKLQLSDFEIWLELFKDGHTAKMLGMDYFKTPEERCEKWFEWTFHRYENNLGGQNVLISKETDQLIGQSGLLVREVENEFELEIAYSILPQFRGQGFGIEAAKKCRDFAFENDFHNRLISIIHPENNDSKNVALNNGMTFKKQIDYSGNTMDLFEIKKTAWKKSD; translated from the coding sequence ATGCAAGCGATTTTCCTTCTACCTAACCAAAAAACCCAAAGGTTACTTTTCAGAAAACTTCAACTTTCCGATTTCGAAATCTGGCTGGAACTATTCAAAGACGGGCACACCGCAAAAATGCTCGGAATGGATTATTTTAAAACGCCAGAAGAACGCTGCGAAAAATGGTTTGAATGGACTTTCCACCGCTATGAAAACAATCTTGGCGGACAAAATGTTTTGATTTCAAAGGAAACTGATCAGCTAATCGGACAATCTGGATTATTGGTTCGTGAAGTCGAGAATGAGTTTGAACTGGAGATCGCCTACTCTATTCTTCCGCAATTCCGTGGACAGGGTTTTGGAATTGAAGCAGCAAAAAAATGCAGAGATTTTGCTTTTGAAAATGATTTTCACAACCGCTTAATTTCAATTATTCATCCTGAAAATAATGATTCAAAAAACGTAGCTTTGAATAACGGCATGACTTTCAAAAAACAGATTGATTATTCCGGAAATACGATGGATTTGTTTGAAATCAAAAAGACCGCTTGGAAAAAATCAGATTAA